In Streptomyces sp. NBC_01439, the following are encoded in one genomic region:
- a CDS encoding FAD binding domain-containing protein, with protein MKPFAYVRATGLAEAVAAHGGRPGSHYLGGGTNLVDLMKLGVEAPDTLVDLAGLPLGTVEETADGGLRIGSGVRGSDLALHPLVRTRYPVLSQALLAGASAQLRNVATTGGNLLQRTRCPYFQDVAKPCNKREPGSGCGARDGVHRDHAVLGHSPQCIATHPSDMAVALVALDAAVELQGPDGARTVLATAFHRLPGDHPERDTVIEPGEIVTAVTLPPDRAGLPSRYRKARDRASYAFALVSVAAVLDVSGGRVRDVALAFGGLAHRPWRATAAEERLLGAAPTESAVREAVEAELNSAEPLHDNAFKVPLARSLARDVLHSLSGSPPSRGSRP; from the coding sequence GTGAAGCCGTTCGCGTACGTGCGCGCCACGGGTCTCGCCGAGGCCGTCGCCGCCCACGGCGGGCGGCCCGGCTCCCACTACCTCGGCGGCGGCACCAACCTCGTGGACCTCATGAAGCTCGGGGTCGAAGCCCCCGACACCCTCGTCGACCTCGCCGGCCTGCCGCTCGGCACCGTCGAGGAGACCGCGGACGGCGGCCTGCGGATCGGCTCCGGGGTACGGGGCAGCGACCTCGCGCTCCACCCCCTCGTCCGCACCCGCTACCCCGTCCTGTCCCAGGCGCTCCTGGCCGGTGCCTCGGCCCAGCTGCGCAACGTCGCAACCACCGGCGGAAACCTGCTCCAGCGCACCCGCTGCCCCTACTTCCAGGACGTGGCCAAGCCCTGCAACAAGCGGGAGCCCGGCTCCGGCTGCGGCGCCCGTGACGGAGTCCACCGGGACCACGCCGTCCTCGGCCACTCCCCGCAGTGCATCGCCACCCACCCGTCCGACATGGCGGTGGCGCTCGTCGCGCTCGACGCGGCCGTCGAGCTCCAGGGCCCCGACGGCGCCCGTACGGTACTCGCGACCGCTTTCCACCGGCTGCCGGGCGACCACCCCGAACGGGACACCGTCATCGAGCCCGGCGAGATCGTCACTGCGGTCACGCTCCCGCCGGACCGCGCCGGCCTCCCGTCGCGCTACCGCAAGGCCCGCGACCGCGCCTCGTACGCCTTCGCGCTCGTCTCCGTCGCCGCCGTGCTCGACGTCTCCGGGGGACGCGTCCGCGATGTCGCGCTCGCCTTCGGCGGGCTCGCCCACCGCCCCTGGCGCGCCACCGCCGCCGAGGAACGGTTGCTGGGCGCCGCGCCCACCGAGAGCGCCGTACGGGAGGCCGTCGAGGCCGAGCTCAACTCGGCGGAGCCGCTGCACGACAACGCCTTCAAGGTCCCCCTCGCCCGCAGCCTCGCCCGCGACGTACTCCACTCCCTTTCCGGGAGTCCCCCCTCCCGCGGCTCCCGCCCCTGA
- a CDS encoding (2Fe-2S)-binding protein → MQETRSGVGLHVNGQRYELDVDHRVTLLDLLREHLGLTGAKKGCDHGQCGACTVLVGGRRANSCLLLAVAHDGARVTTVEGLGGDGAGGLHPLQEAFMERDAFQCGYCTPGQLCSGAGLLAEAAADPGAADLSRSGIAEAMSGNLCRCGAYPRIVDAVRDVAAASGATAPARASGDGRVVT, encoded by the coding sequence ATGCAGGAGACCCGCTCCGGGGTCGGGCTGCACGTGAACGGCCAGCGGTACGAGCTCGACGTGGACCACCGGGTCACCCTCCTGGACCTGCTGCGGGAGCACCTCGGCCTGACCGGCGCCAAGAAGGGGTGCGACCACGGCCAGTGCGGCGCCTGCACCGTCCTGGTCGGCGGCCGGCGGGCCAACAGCTGCCTCCTGCTCGCCGTCGCCCACGACGGCGCCCGGGTCACCACCGTGGAAGGACTGGGCGGCGACGGAGCGGGCGGCCTGCACCCGTTGCAGGAGGCCTTCATGGAACGGGACGCCTTCCAGTGCGGCTACTGCACGCCCGGTCAGCTCTGCTCCGGCGCCGGCCTGCTCGCCGAAGCGGCCGCCGACCCCGGGGCCGCGGACCTCAGCCGCTCCGGGATCGCCGAGGCGATGAGCGGCAACCTGTGCCGATGCGGCGCGTACCCCCGCATCGTGGACGCCGTACGGGACGTGGCCGCAGCCTCGGGGGCCACTGCCCCGGCCCGGGCTTCCGGTGACGGACGGGTGGTCACGTGA
- a CDS encoding GNAT family N-acetyltransferase yields the protein MSTVRVMTEADVTAVSEIRVTGWKVAYAGIVPRSYLDRMTVEADAHQRRQYVTKPDKATVDLVAVDARGAVTGWACFGPSRTAAGELYALYVRPSLIGSGIGRTLLGAVHANAAALGFGSVLLWVLTDNTGARRFYERAGYVADGAVQTDDYDGVSLTEVRYRLAL from the coding sequence ATGTCGACCGTGCGAGTGATGACCGAGGCCGATGTCACGGCTGTCTCGGAGATTCGGGTGACCGGCTGGAAGGTCGCGTACGCCGGGATCGTGCCCCGGTCCTACCTCGATCGCATGACGGTCGAAGCGGATGCGCACCAGCGCCGCCAGTACGTCACGAAGCCGGACAAGGCCACGGTCGACCTGGTGGCGGTGGACGCCCGCGGCGCAGTGACGGGTTGGGCCTGCTTCGGGCCTTCGCGCACGGCTGCGGGTGAGCTCTACGCGCTGTACGTCCGGCCCTCGCTCATCGGGTCCGGCATCGGTCGCACGCTCCTGGGGGCCGTGCACGCCAACGCTGCGGCGCTTGGCTTCGGTTCGGTCCTGCTGTGGGTGCTCACCGACAACACCGGGGCGCGTCGGTTCTACGAACGGGCCGGCTATGTCGCCGATGGTGCGGTCCAAACCGACGACTACGACGGGGTGTCCCTCACCGAGGTCCGCTACCGACTCGCCCTGTAG
- a CDS encoding HAD family hydrolase encodes MSEAPFDAVLCDFDGVLRLWDPDGMAALDRTAGLAEGTLASAAFRPELLDAAVTGRISDEQWRRRVAEDLAEVCGSGARAQDLVGGWAALTGRVDGAVLEILTAIRSRVPVVLVSNATTRLEADLTALGLADAFDAVINTARTGVAKPDHRVFEAAAEAVGVELGRCLFIDDTPGHVAAARAAGLTGIHYRHVDQLRDATAALRT; translated from the coding sequence ATGAGTGAAGCACCTTTCGACGCCGTTCTCTGCGACTTCGACGGGGTCCTGCGCCTGTGGGATCCCGATGGGATGGCCGCGCTCGACCGCACGGCCGGACTGGCCGAGGGCACGCTCGCGTCCGCCGCGTTCCGCCCCGAGCTCCTGGACGCCGCCGTCACCGGTCGGATCAGTGACGAACAGTGGCGCCGGCGCGTCGCGGAGGATCTCGCCGAGGTCTGCGGGTCAGGGGCCCGTGCTCAGGATCTCGTCGGCGGCTGGGCGGCGCTGACCGGCCGCGTCGATGGGGCCGTCCTGGAGATCCTGACCGCGATCCGCAGCCGGGTGCCGGTGGTCCTGGTGTCGAACGCGACCACCCGCCTGGAGGCCGACCTCACCGCGCTGGGGCTGGCCGACGCGTTCGACGCGGTCATCAACACCGCCCGCACCGGCGTCGCCAAACCCGACCACCGGGTCTTCGAAGCCGCGGCGGAGGCGGTGGGAGTGGAGCTGGGGCGGTGCCTGTTCATCGACGACACTCCCGGCCACGTCGCCGCGGCACGAGCGGCCGGGCTGACCGGGATCCACTACCGGCACGTCGACCAGCTGCGGGACGCGACCGCGGCGCTGCGAACGTGA
- a CDS encoding cytidine deaminase family protein yields the protein MTTTPPHPVDHELIRAATHVARTRCRGDNHTVAAAARARDGRIITAVNADHFTGGPCAELVLIGTAAAQGAYVLDTIVAVGDRDRGILPPCGRCRQVLLDYFPAIEVIVGTGDHPRTPRTFSITDLLPESYVWADHQLDPS from the coding sequence ATGACCACCACACCTCCTCACCCCGTCGACCACGAACTCATCCGGGCCGCAACACACGTCGCGCGCACCCGCTGCCGCGGCGACAACCACACCGTGGCTGCCGCGGCCCGCGCCCGGGACGGCCGGATCATCACCGCCGTGAACGCCGACCACTTCACCGGCGGTCCCTGCGCCGAGCTGGTCCTCATCGGCACCGCGGCCGCCCAGGGCGCGTACGTACTGGACACGATCGTCGCCGTGGGCGACCGTGACCGGGGGATCCTTCCCCCGTGCGGCCGATGCCGCCAGGTCCTCCTCGACTACTTCCCCGCCATCGAGGTCATCGTCGGGACGGGCGACCACCCCCGGACCCCCCGGACCTTCTCCATCACCGACCTGCTCCCCGAGAGCTACGTCTGGGCCGACCACCAACTCGACCCGTCCTGA
- a CDS encoding molybdopterin-dependent oxidoreductase — MEFEVNGTRRVVDVDDDPAAVDVVRDRLGLTGTKLVCAGGVCGACTIQVDGEPRVSCLTPAVLLAGRRVTTVEGLSGHPVGRAFAGEDALQCGYCTPGFVVAAAAFFERWRAAHGRTRPGREPIADALAGHLCRCGAYEGILSAVAAACAGDYDTAPAGGEAPAVPRTEAPQKTDGSARYTTDLRPEGLLEGVIIRSPHAHALVRSLEAGDLPLVPLLPPDGVVRYVGQPVAAVAAPDRASARAAAARVTVDYEVLPAALDARRARTGEGPLVYEDKAARKRAPGSGETPQLVPARWRGNLRGPSAMSKRPATAVRRITEARSRTPERVVEGVYTTAAQTHTPLEPHACLARWVDGTLHLEVSTQSVKRTAELAAERFGLPVERVVARAVHVGGGFGCKMGLTSDVVAAVELARLHDAPVRVVLDRDEELTDGGYRPGTRIRLAMVADAAGDLSALAMDADNDGGVSIGGTVAALARFMYGKAPRRLRDFDTVTHRPPGAPFRGPGGPTMCWALEQAVDEMAQRLGEDPIALRRRWDGNPKRHALYERGAALPVWSGPRGGTGRYRRGVGVAAANWMYFLDPVTEVELTVEDGIVVARCAVQDMGTGSRTVLRRAVAAGLGLPEDRVRAEIGHSDAVHGPTSGGSRTTPSLVPAAADAAARLRDALGGGDVAARLAMAHGVRVTGRRPRDRRGFVTPFTMGGIAIGRGFTGSVQVAEVEVDTRLGRVRPLSVWSGIAAGRIHEDRLARSQCQGAVVQGIGYALYEERRTDPATGRVLTENLEDYRIPGIGDTPEITVHFHQEGFEHVPGGGVGLGEIATLPTAACLANAVHDATGWRPYDMPIRPDRLLEGLGT; from the coding sequence GTGGAGTTCGAGGTCAATGGCACCCGCCGCGTGGTGGACGTGGACGACGACCCGGCCGCCGTGGACGTCGTGCGGGACCGGCTGGGGCTGACCGGCACCAAACTGGTCTGTGCGGGCGGGGTGTGCGGGGCCTGCACGATCCAGGTCGACGGTGAACCCCGGGTGTCCTGCCTGACACCGGCGGTCCTGCTGGCCGGCCGACGGGTCACGACCGTGGAGGGCCTGTCCGGCCACCCGGTCGGACGTGCCTTCGCCGGCGAGGACGCCCTCCAGTGCGGCTACTGCACCCCGGGGTTCGTCGTCGCGGCGGCGGCCTTCTTCGAGCGGTGGCGAGCCGCCCACGGCCGCACCCGGCCCGGACGGGAGCCCATCGCGGACGCGCTCGCGGGCCACCTGTGCCGGTGCGGTGCGTACGAGGGGATCCTCAGCGCGGTGGCCGCGGCCTGCGCCGGCGACTACGACACGGCCCCGGCCGGAGGGGAAGCGCCGGCGGTCCCGCGCACCGAGGCTCCGCAGAAGACCGACGGATCGGCCCGCTACACCACGGACCTGCGCCCCGAGGGACTGCTGGAAGGGGTGATCATCCGCTCGCCGCACGCGCACGCGCTCGTACGCTCCCTCGAAGCCGGCGACCTGCCCCTGGTACCGCTGCTCCCCCCGGACGGCGTGGTGCGGTACGTCGGCCAGCCGGTGGCCGCGGTCGCGGCGCCGGACCGGGCCTCCGCACGGGCGGCGGCCGCGCGGGTCACGGTGGACTACGAGGTGCTCCCGGCGGCCCTGGACGCACGCCGGGCCCGAACCGGTGAGGGCCCCTTGGTCTACGAGGACAAGGCGGCGCGCAAGCGCGCACCGGGGTCCGGCGAGACCCCCCAACTCGTGCCCGCCCGCTGGCGCGGCAACCTCCGGGGCCCGTCCGCCATGAGCAAACGCCCCGCCACGGCCGTGCGCCGCATCACCGAGGCCCGCAGCCGCACTCCCGAACGGGTGGTGGAAGGCGTCTACACCACCGCCGCGCAGACGCACACCCCCCTCGAACCGCACGCCTGCCTGGCCCGGTGGGTCGACGGCACCCTCCACCTGGAGGTGTCCACCCAGTCCGTGAAACGCACGGCCGAGCTCGCCGCCGAACGCTTCGGTTTGCCCGTCGAGCGCGTGGTGGCACGAGCCGTCCACGTGGGCGGCGGCTTCGGCTGCAAAATGGGACTGACCTCCGACGTCGTCGCCGCGGTCGAACTGGCCCGGCTGCACGACGCCCCGGTGCGGGTGGTGCTGGACCGGGACGAGGAACTCACCGACGGCGGATACCGGCCCGGCACCCGGATCCGGCTGGCCATGGTCGCGGACGCGGCCGGCGATCTGAGCGCGCTGGCGATGGACGCGGACAACGACGGCGGCGTCTCGATCGGCGGCACCGTGGCGGCACTGGCCCGCTTCATGTACGGCAAGGCCCCCCGGCGGCTCCGCGACTTCGACACCGTCACCCACCGCCCTCCGGGCGCCCCGTTCCGCGGCCCGGGCGGACCCACCATGTGCTGGGCCCTGGAGCAGGCCGTCGACGAGATGGCCCAGCGGCTCGGCGAGGACCCGATCGCCCTGCGCCGCCGCTGGGACGGCAACCCCAAGCGGCACGCCCTGTACGAGCGGGGGGCCGCGCTCCCGGTCTGGTCGGGCCCCCGCGGCGGCACCGGCCGGTACCGCCGCGGCGTCGGCGTCGCGGCGGCCAACTGGATGTACTTCCTCGACCCCGTCACCGAAGTCGAGCTCACCGTCGAGGACGGCATCGTCGTCGCCCGCTGCGCCGTGCAGGACATGGGCACGGGCTCGCGCACCGTGCTGCGCCGGGCCGTCGCCGCGGGACTCGGCCTGCCGGAGGACAGGGTGCGCGCCGAGATCGGCCACAGCGACGCCGTCCACGGCCCCACCTCCGGCGGCAGCCGCACCACGCCCTCCCTCGTGCCCGCCGCCGCGGACGCCGCCGCCCGACTGCGCGACGCGCTCGGCGGCGGTGACGTCGCCGCCCGGCTGGCCATGGCGCACGGCGTACGGGTGACCGGCCGCCGCCCCCGCGACCGCCGGGGCTTCGTGACCCCCTTCACCATGGGTGGCATCGCGATCGGCCGCGGCTTCACCGGATCGGTGCAGGTCGCCGAGGTCGAGGTGGACACCCGGCTCGGTCGCGTCCGCCCGCTCAGCGTGTGGAGCGGCATCGCCGCGGGCCGGATCCACGAGGACCGCCTCGCCCGCAGCCAGTGCCAGGGCGCCGTCGTACAGGGCATCGGCTACGCCCTGTACGAGGAACGGCGCACCGACCCGGCCACCGGAAGGGTGCTGACCGAGAACCTCGAGGACTACCGCATCCCCGGCATCGGGGACACCCCCGAGATCACCGTCCACTTCCACCAGGAGGGCTTCGAGCACGTGCCCGGTGGCGGAGTCGGCCTCGGCGAGATCGCGACCCTGCCCACCGCCGCCTGCCTGGCCAACGCCGTGCACGACGCAACCGGCTGGCGCCCGTACGACATGCCCATCCGCCCCGACCGGCTCCTGGAAGGACTGGGCACGTGA
- a CDS encoding FAD binding domain-containing protein, with translation MSTETALTDLSATVLARGGELRAGGTDTTARQRSGISPGPFTDLGGAAHLRGCTPLPGGGLQIGALTTLAELAADPRVRAGWPALALAAGTAATPQIRAAGTVGGNLLQRNRCWYYRNPHFSCLQKGGPGCPARQGDHHFGVVSGEGPCIAPHPSTLAMALLTYDAEAHVHGESPRGVADLYGEGERLSHADHLLPPDRILTSVHLPAPWPGERAACHRAISRAHAEWPLVEATARLVLDGSTVTRAAVAAGGVARVPLRLTEVEAALIGREATPDVLAAAAATVLARCRPLPQTGYKAELFGNTVLEVLEQALGPATAG, from the coding sequence GTGAGCACCGAAACCGCCCTCACCGACCTCTCGGCCACCGTCCTGGCCCGCGGCGGGGAACTGCGCGCCGGTGGCACCGACACCACCGCCCGGCAGCGCAGCGGCATCTCCCCGGGGCCGTTCACCGACCTCGGCGGCGCCGCCCACCTGCGCGGCTGCACGCCACTGCCCGGCGGCGGGCTACAGATCGGCGCCCTGACGACCCTCGCCGAGCTGGCCGCCGATCCGCGGGTACGCGCCGGCTGGCCGGCCCTGGCCCTGGCGGCCGGGACCGCGGCCACACCGCAGATCCGTGCCGCCGGCACCGTGGGCGGCAACCTGCTGCAGCGCAACCGCTGTTGGTACTACCGCAATCCGCATTTCAGCTGCCTCCAGAAGGGCGGCCCCGGCTGCCCCGCGCGCCAGGGCGACCACCACTTCGGCGTGGTCAGCGGCGAGGGCCCGTGCATCGCCCCGCACCCGTCCACTCTGGCGATGGCCCTGCTCACCTACGACGCCGAGGCGCACGTCCACGGCGAATCCCCGCGCGGCGTGGCCGACTTGTACGGAGAGGGCGAACGGCTCTCCCACGCCGACCACCTGCTGCCGCCGGACCGCATCCTCACCTCGGTCCACCTGCCCGCGCCCTGGCCCGGCGAACGCGCAGCCTGCCACCGGGCCATCAGCCGGGCCCACGCCGAATGGCCCCTGGTCGAGGCCACCGCCCGGCTGGTGCTCGACGGCTCCACCGTCACGCGTGCCGCCGTCGCGGCGGGCGGGGTGGCCCGCGTACCGCTGCGGCTCACGGAGGTGGAGGCCGCCCTGATCGGCCGCGAGGCCACGCCGGACGTCCTCGCCGCGGCCGCAGCGACGGTCCTCGCCCGCTGCCGGCCGCTGCCGCAGACCGGATACAAGGCCGAGCTGTTCGGCAACACCGTCCTGGAAGTCCTGGAGCAGGCCCTGGGACCGGCCACCGCAGGCTAG
- a CDS encoding linear amide C-N hydrolase, with protein MCTRILWNTNDHAVLAGRTMDWPESTEPVLTVFPRGVERDGGTLAGTTVVDDNPLLWTSAFGSLVTTVYGAGTADGINEAGLAAHMLYLDVTDLGPRDPSRPGLQIALWIQYLLDCAGTVQDALDLLDTCQLVPVEMRGFRASVHVALEDASGDSAIVEYIAGGRQVHHDRSYTIMTNEPPYEEQLRLLREKVRAVQGLGHDRPSSEVPLPGNVNAVDRFQRAAYFSSLLPEPADDREAVAAILAVTRNASVPFGAPYREGRFKTYNTEYRTVCDLTSKRYFFELATSPNLLWAEIDRFDLSHGAPVMTLRPDGIDLVGDVSDRFTRAPAPF; from the coding sequence ATGTGCACACGGATCTTGTGGAACACCAACGACCACGCTGTCCTCGCAGGCCGGACGATGGACTGGCCGGAATCGACCGAGCCGGTCCTGACCGTGTTCCCCCGGGGGGTGGAGCGCGACGGCGGCACCCTCGCGGGTACCACCGTCGTCGACGACAACCCCCTGCTGTGGACGAGCGCCTTCGGCAGCCTCGTGACGACCGTCTACGGTGCCGGCACGGCCGACGGCATCAACGAAGCCGGCCTCGCGGCGCACATGCTGTACCTGGACGTCACCGACCTCGGCCCCCGCGACCCCAGCAGGCCCGGCCTGCAGATCGCCCTGTGGATCCAGTACCTGTTGGACTGCGCCGGCACCGTGCAGGACGCCCTGGACCTGCTCGACACCTGTCAGCTGGTACCGGTCGAGATGCGCGGCTTCCGGGCCTCGGTGCACGTGGCCCTCGAGGACGCGTCCGGGGACTCCGCGATCGTCGAGTACATCGCGGGCGGGCGGCAGGTGCACCACGACCGCAGCTACACGATCATGACGAACGAACCCCCCTACGAGGAGCAACTCCGTCTGCTGCGGGAAAAGGTGCGCGCCGTGCAGGGGCTCGGTCACGACCGGCCCAGCAGCGAGGTTCCCCTCCCCGGAAACGTGAACGCGGTCGACCGCTTCCAGCGCGCCGCCTACTTCAGTTCGCTGCTGCCCGAGCCTGCGGACGACCGGGAGGCGGTCGCCGCGATCCTGGCCGTCACCCGCAACGCCTCGGTGCCCTTCGGCGCGCCGTACCGCGAGGGGAGGTTCAAGACCTACAACACCGAGTACCGCACCGTCTGTGACCTCACCAGCAAGCGGTACTTCTTCGAACTGGCCACCAGCCCGAACCTCCTGTGGGCCGAGATCGACCGCTTCGACCTGTCCCACGGAGCTCCCGTCATGACGCTGCGTCCCGACGGGATCGACCTCGTCGGGGACGTCTCGGACAGGTTCACTCGAGCGCCCGCGCCGTTCTGA
- a CDS encoding glycoside hydrolase family 64 protein: protein MFRLSKVLASGLSALAVAASLIALGPLTSAEAVPATIPLTIKNNSGRGEPVYVYNLGTQLATGRQGWADANGAFHPWPAGGNPPTPAPDASITGPANGQTKTIRMPKFSGRVYFSIGQKIVFKLSTGGLVQPAVQNPSDPNRNVLFNWSEYTLGDAGLWINSTQVDMFSAPYAVGVKATDGTVTSTGRLRPGGYDAVFGQLRAAGWGGLIQNRPDGTPLRALSPGHGIEAGAIPAGAMNDYINRVWKKYASSTLTVTPFANQPNTKYYGRVSGSVMNFTDGSGAVVTSFQKPDSDSVFGCYKLLDAPNDLVRGPISRTLCAGFNRSTLLTNPAQPDPNDANFYRDAVTNHYSRIIHGQMADGKAYGFAFDDVGAHESLVHDGNPQEAFMTLEPFN, encoded by the coding sequence GTGTTCCGCTTATCGAAGGTGCTGGCTTCCGGGCTCTCGGCGCTGGCGGTCGCCGCCAGCCTGATCGCCCTCGGTCCGCTGACATCGGCAGAGGCCGTACCGGCGACCATCCCGCTCACGATCAAGAACAACTCGGGACGCGGCGAGCCGGTGTACGTCTACAACCTGGGCACGCAGCTCGCGACGGGACGGCAGGGCTGGGCCGACGCCAACGGCGCGTTCCACCCCTGGCCCGCTGGGGGCAATCCCCCCACCCCGGCGCCCGACGCGTCGATCACGGGTCCGGCCAACGGGCAGACCAAGACGATCCGGATGCCCAAGTTCTCCGGACGCGTCTACTTCTCCATCGGCCAGAAGATCGTCTTCAAGCTCAGTACCGGCGGCCTCGTGCAGCCCGCCGTGCAGAACCCCTCCGACCCCAACCGCAACGTCCTGTTCAACTGGTCCGAGTACACGCTGGGCGATGCCGGCCTGTGGATCAACAGCACCCAGGTCGACATGTTCTCGGCCCCGTACGCGGTGGGCGTGAAGGCGACCGACGGTACGGTCACGAGCACGGGCCGGCTGCGCCCGGGCGGCTACGACGCCGTCTTCGGTCAGCTGCGTGCGGCCGGCTGGGGCGGACTGATCCAGAACCGCCCCGACGGCACACCGCTGCGCGCGCTCTCGCCCGGCCACGGCATCGAGGCGGGCGCGATCCCCGCCGGCGCCATGAACGACTACATCAACCGGGTGTGGAAGAAGTACGCCTCCTCCACGCTCACCGTGACGCCCTTCGCGAACCAACCGAACACCAAGTACTACGGCCGGGTCTCGGGCAGCGTCATGAACTTCACCGACGGCTCGGGAGCGGTGGTCACCAGCTTCCAGAAGCCGGATTCCGACAGCGTCTTCGGCTGCTACAAGCTCCTGGACGCACCCAACGACCTGGTCCGTGGCCCGATCTCCCGCACCCTGTGCGCGGGCTTCAACCGGTCGACGCTCTTGACCAACCCGGCCCAACCCGACCCGAACGACGCCAACTTCTACCGTGACGCCGTCACCAACCACTACTCCCGCATCATCCACGGCCAGATGGCCGACGGTAAGGCGTACGGCTTCGCCTTCGACGACGTGGGCGCCCACGAGTCGCTGGTGCACGACGGCAACCCCCAAGAGGCCTTCATGACGCTGGAGCCGTTCAACTAA
- a CDS encoding glutamate synthase subunit beta, with protein sequence MTDPFGFLRIPREAVPARPVEQRLGDWREVYAGQALLPVVSRQADRCMDCGIPFCHTGCPLGNLIPEWNAYAAHGDWRAAYERLHATNNFPEVTGRLCPAPCEDACVLTINADPVTIKNVEQAIADVGLRRGYMAPRPPEKRSGKAVAVIGSGPAGLAAAQQLTRAGHRVTVHERADRIGGLLRYGIPEFKMEKTHLDRRIEQMRAEGTVFVTGTDVGGATGAGADELRGGCDAVIVAIGAGERRELPVPGRALGGIHQAMEYLTCANRVREGDYAVSPVTAEGRHVVIVGGGDTGSDCLGTALRQGAVSVLQLDINPEPGPGRTDDEPWPVYPRTYRISHAHEEARGRAGRDPRLFARATLRFEGDAAGRVRALHLTAVEPVARSPLAGTEDVIPAGLVLLALGFSGPERAGGLREQLGLELDERGNFARDAGFAAGGGRRAPGVFVAGDAGRGQSLVVWAIAEGRAAAAAVDRYLTGSTCLPAPVAAHDQPMTALGRMRYGL encoded by the coding sequence GTGACCGATCCGTTCGGCTTCCTCAGGATCCCCCGCGAGGCCGTTCCGGCCCGCCCCGTCGAGCAGCGGCTCGGCGATTGGCGCGAGGTCTACGCGGGCCAGGCGCTGCTGCCGGTCGTCTCCCGTCAGGCCGACCGTTGCATGGACTGCGGCATACCGTTCTGCCACACCGGCTGCCCCCTGGGAAACCTCATACCCGAATGGAACGCGTACGCCGCCCACGGCGACTGGCGTGCGGCGTACGAGCGTCTCCACGCGACCAACAACTTCCCGGAGGTCACGGGCAGGCTCTGCCCGGCCCCCTGTGAGGACGCCTGTGTCCTCACGATCAACGCGGACCCGGTGACCATCAAGAACGTCGAGCAGGCGATCGCGGACGTGGGCCTGCGGCGCGGCTACATGGCGCCCAGACCGCCGGAGAAGCGCAGCGGCAAGGCGGTGGCCGTCATAGGCTCCGGTCCCGCCGGACTGGCCGCGGCCCAGCAGCTGACCCGGGCCGGGCACCGCGTCACCGTCCACGAGCGCGCCGACCGGATCGGCGGACTGCTGCGCTACGGCATCCCCGAGTTCAAGATGGAGAAGACCCACCTGGACCGGCGCATCGAGCAGATGCGGGCCGAGGGCACGGTGTTCGTCACGGGTACCGACGTCGGCGGCGCGACCGGTGCCGGCGCGGACGAGCTGCGGGGCGGCTGCGACGCCGTCATCGTCGCGATCGGGGCCGGCGAGCGCCGGGAACTGCCGGTACCGGGCCGTGCGCTGGGCGGCATCCACCAGGCCATGGAGTATCTGACCTGCGCCAACCGGGTACGGGAGGGCGACTACGCCGTGTCGCCCGTCACCGCCGAAGGCAGGCACGTGGTCATCGTGGGCGGCGGTGACACCGGCTCCGACTGCCTCGGTACCGCCTTGCGGCAGGGTGCGGTCTCCGTGCTCCAGCTCGACATCAATCCCGAGCCCGGCCCGGGCCGGACCGACGACGAACCCTGGCCGGTGTACCCGAGGACGTACCGGATCTCCCACGCCCACGAGGAAGCCCGGGGGCGCGCCGGCCGGGACCCCAGGCTGTTCGCCCGCGCCACCCTGCGCTTCGAGGGGGACGCGGCGGGCCGGGTACGGGCGCTGCACCTGACCGCCGTCGAGCCGGTGGCCCGCAGCCCCTTGGCGGGGACCGAGGACGTCATACCGGCGGGGCTGGTCCTGTTGGCCCTCGGTTTCTCGGGCCCGGAGCGGGCCGGTGGGCTGCGCGAACAGCTGGGGCTGGAGCTCGACGAGCGAGGCAACTTCGCGCGGGACGCCGGCTTCGCGGCGGGCGGCGGGCGGCGGGCACCGGGAGTGTTCGTCGCGGGCGACGCCGGCCGGGGGCAATCGCTGGTGGTGTGGGCCATCGCCGAGGGCCGGGCGGCGGCGGCCGCCGTGGACCGCTACCTGACCGGCTCCACCTGCCTCCCGGCTCCGGTCGCCGCGCACGACCAGCCGATGACGGCCTTGGGGCGCATGCGCTACGGGCTCTGA